In Salinibacterium sp. ZJ70, one DNA window encodes the following:
- a CDS encoding RNA polymerase sigma factor — MTAQSARATATSSGSASFFEQLVQRESAALLSYFLRRVEQPADAADLVAETLLVLWRRANAVPADATEARMWMFGIAHRVLRGWTRSRRRQNALSERLRDELATTVVHTDDDGRIVALRAAIANLSPRDRELIRLVHWDGFTLAEAATVLGIRPGAARMRSHRIRERLRAELG, encoded by the coding sequence GTGACCGCGCAGTCGGCCCGCGCGACTGCCACATCGTCGGGCTCGGCGTCATTCTTCGAGCAGCTCGTCCAGCGCGAATCCGCCGCCCTTCTTAGCTACTTCCTGCGCAGGGTCGAGCAGCCGGCAGACGCCGCTGACCTCGTCGCCGAGACGCTTCTCGTGCTGTGGCGCCGCGCGAACGCCGTCCCTGCCGATGCGACCGAAGCACGCATGTGGATGTTCGGCATCGCACACCGCGTGCTGCGCGGATGGACCCGCTCGCGCAGGCGACAGAACGCGCTCTCCGAGCGCCTGCGTGACGAGCTCGCGACGACGGTCGTGCACACGGACGACGACGGCCGCATCGTGGCGCTGCGAGCGGCGATCGCGAACCTTTCCCCGCGTGATCGGGAGCTCATCCGCCTCGTGCACTGGGACGGATTCACCCTCGCCGAGGCGGCGACGGTGCTTGGGATCCGGCCGGGTGCGGCCCGCATGCGGTCCCACCGCATCCGCGAGCGGCTGCGGGCGGAGCTCGGCTGA
- a CDS encoding ATP-dependent zinc protease, with amino-acid sequence MSENTHSNTLVGWREWVQLPGIGVPWIKAKIDTGAQTSSIHAYDPVVFVKDGVDWVRFAVHPWQKSDDDPVIVECPIRDRRNVRSSSGHVQERIVVLMRIVLAGREVTAEVTLSNRDQMGFRMLIGREALRHGFVVDSSRSFVGPRAPGGARRRNRGRE; translated from the coding sequence ATGAGCGAGAACACCCATTCAAACACCCTTGTGGGGTGGCGTGAGTGGGTGCAGCTGCCCGGAATCGGCGTGCCGTGGATCAAGGCGAAGATCGACACCGGCGCGCAGACCTCGTCGATCCACGCCTACGACCCCGTTGTGTTCGTGAAGGACGGCGTCGACTGGGTGCGGTTCGCCGTGCACCCGTGGCAGAAATCCGATGACGATCCGGTGATCGTCGAGTGCCCGATCCGGGACCGCCGGAACGTGCGCAGCTCGTCGGGGCACGTGCAGGAGCGCATCGTCGTGCTCATGCGGATCGTGCTGGCCGGGCGCGAGGTGACGGCTGAGGTCACCCTCAGCAACCGCGACCAGATGGGCTTCCGGATGCTGATCGGCCGTGAGGCGCTGCGCCACGGCTTCGTGGTGGATTCGTCGCGTTCGTTCGTGGGGCCGCGTGCTCCCGGCGGTGCGCGCCGTCGCAACCGCGGCCGCGAATAG
- a CDS encoding tocopherol cyclase family protein: MRTPAAYIRGVRYPEAFHGHGIERGFFEGWYIKLVSADRRQRWAVIPGIFRGVGEDAERDEAFVQVLDGLTGRSWYHVFPVDAFRASDRRFEVEVAGNRFDSSGVTLELPQLRGRIDYTAPLDPFPVTWRAPGIMGWFGLVPKMECFHGIVSLGHPLAGELLVEGEPVSFDGGRGYIEKDWGSAFPAGYVWLASNHIDTDPDASLVASVATIPWMRRAFRGTIIALRHGDALHTWATWNRSTERRLEIDDSHVHWSVTGRAGTLELTAERVRGGLLHAPLRTAMHQRVEETLDARVHIRHTGADGRVLLEGTGECAGLEVFGDTERMLAL, translated from the coding sequence ATGCGCACCCCCGCCGCGTACATCCGGGGCGTCCGGTATCCGGAGGCCTTCCACGGTCACGGCATCGAGCGCGGGTTCTTCGAGGGCTGGTACATCAAGCTCGTCTCCGCGGATCGGCGACAGCGCTGGGCGGTGATCCCCGGCATCTTCCGCGGGGTGGGCGAGGACGCCGAACGCGATGAGGCGTTCGTGCAGGTGCTCGACGGTCTCACCGGCCGCAGCTGGTACCACGTGTTCCCGGTCGATGCGTTCCGAGCATCCGATCGGCGCTTCGAGGTGGAGGTCGCGGGCAACCGCTTCGACAGCAGCGGGGTCACGCTCGAGCTGCCGCAGCTGCGGGGGCGCATCGACTACACGGCGCCCCTCGATCCGTTCCCCGTCACCTGGCGGGCGCCCGGCATCATGGGCTGGTTCGGGCTCGTGCCGAAGATGGAATGCTTCCACGGCATCGTGTCGCTCGGGCATCCACTCGCCGGCGAGCTGCTCGTGGAGGGCGAGCCGGTGAGCTTCGACGGAGGGCGCGGCTACATCGAGAAGGACTGGGGATCGGCGTTTCCCGCCGGCTACGTGTGGCTCGCGAGCAACCACATCGACACGGATCCGGATGCCTCGCTCGTCGCATCCGTCGCCACGATCCCCTGGATGCGGCGCGCGTTCCGCGGCACGATCATCGCGCTGCGGCACGGAGATGCACTGCACACCTGGGCCACCTGGAATCGCTCGACCGAGCGGCGGCTCGAGATCGACGACAGTCATGTGCACTGGAGCGTCACCGGTCGTGCGGGCACGCTCGAGCTGACCGCGGAGCGGGTGCGCGGCGGCCTGCTGCATGCACCGCTGCGCACCGCGATGCATCAGCGGGTGGAGGAGACGCTCGATGCGCGCGTGCACATCCGGCACACCGGCGCAGACGGGAGGGTGCTGCTCGAGGGCACGGGCGAGTGCGCGGGCCTCGAGGTCTTCGGTGATACCGAACGGATGCTCGCGCTCTAA
- a CDS encoding PadR family transcriptional regulator has translation MNPHHAHSRHERPARFHHDPRLPSQHGPQAEFGIHAYGPGRMGGFPGGPGFGPWGGRGRGKGRAGRGDIRAVILSLLSDGPSNGYGLIKTIDERSGGTWRPSPGSVYPTLQQLVDEELIEATGEGRRTDYSLTDAGRAYVEQNADELAKAWESGAPQRSEGELAFQQSVGKLMGVVGQFHHSATDAQRAAAVEKLDEARRALYLILAD, from the coding sequence ATGAACCCTCACCACGCACACTCGCGCCACGAGCGCCCCGCACGCTTCCACCACGACCCCCGCCTCCCGTCCCAGCACGGCCCCCAGGCAGAGTTCGGCATCCACGCCTACGGACCCGGACGCATGGGCGGCTTCCCCGGCGGCCCCGGCTTCGGCCCGTGGGGCGGCCGCGGGCGAGGCAAGGGCCGCGCCGGCCGCGGCGACATCCGCGCCGTCATCCTGTCGCTTCTGAGCGATGGCCCCAGCAACGGCTACGGCCTCATCAAGACGATCGACGAGCGCTCCGGCGGCACCTGGCGCCCGAGCCCCGGCTCGGTGTATCCCACCCTGCAGCAGCTCGTCGACGAGGAGCTCATCGAGGCGACCGGCGAAGGCCGCCGCACCGACTACTCCCTCACCGACGCCGGTCGCGCCTACGTCGAGCAGAACGCCGACGAACTCGCGAAGGCGTGGGAGTCGGGAGCGCCGCAGCGTTCGGAGGGCGAGCTCGCCTTCCAGCAGAGCGTCGGCAAGCTCATGGGAGTGGTGGGCCAGTTCCACCACTCCGCCACCGACGCCCAGCGCGCCGCCGCCGTCGAGAAGCTCGACGAGGCGCGGCGAGCGCTGTACCTGATCCTCGCCGACTGA
- a CDS encoding bile acid:sodium symporter family protein, whose translation MGSALTTIGLPVALGIIMFGLGLSLTLGDFARVAKHPKAVIVALACQLIVLPGLCLGLVFLFDLPPILAVGMLLLAASPGGTSANLYSHLFRGDVALNVSLTAINSVIAVFTLPLITNFAIAIFMPGETELGVQFSKAVEVFTIVLGPVVLGMLVRWWKPNFAKRMDKPVRIASMIILAVVIIGAVVSNWKLLIENVGQLALITVLFCVLSLAVGFFVPRLFRVEPRQAVASSFEIGIHNATLSIVIAQTVIGSVEMSLPAAVYGVLMFFVALAWGFLLKRLVPAAPATEPASA comes from the coding sequence ATGGGATCAGCGTTGACCACCATCGGATTGCCCGTCGCCCTCGGCATCATCATGTTCGGCTTGGGCCTGTCTCTGACCCTCGGCGATTTCGCCCGCGTCGCGAAGCATCCGAAGGCGGTGATCGTCGCACTGGCGTGCCAGCTGATCGTGCTTCCGGGCCTGTGCCTGGGGCTCGTGTTCCTGTTCGACCTGCCGCCGATCCTCGCCGTGGGCATGCTGCTGCTCGCCGCCTCGCCGGGCGGCACCTCAGCCAACCTGTACAGTCACCTGTTCCGCGGTGACGTCGCGCTCAACGTGTCGCTCACGGCCATCAACTCGGTCATCGCGGTGTTCACGCTCCCGCTCATCACCAACTTCGCGATCGCGATCTTCATGCCGGGCGAGACGGAGCTCGGGGTGCAGTTCTCGAAGGCGGTCGAGGTGTTCACGATCGTGCTCGGCCCGGTGGTGCTCGGCATGCTCGTGCGCTGGTGGAAGCCGAACTTCGCGAAGCGGATGGACAAGCCCGTGCGCATCGCGTCGATGATCATCCTCGCGGTCGTGATCATCGGGGCGGTCGTGTCGAACTGGAAGCTGCTCATCGAGAATGTCGGCCAGCTCGCACTCATCACCGTGCTGTTCTGCGTGCTGTCGCTCGCGGTCGGCTTCTTCGTGCCGCGCCTGTTCCGGGTGGAGCCGCGTCAGGCGGTCGCGAGCTCGTTCGAGATCGGCATCCACAACGCGACGCTCTCGATCGTGATCGCCCAGACGGTGATCGGCTCCGTCGAGATGTCGCTGCCCGCCGCCGTCTACGGCGTGCTCATGTTCTTCGTCGCGCTCGCATGGGGCTTCCTGCTGAAGCGCCTCGTTCCGGCTGCGCCCGCCACGGAACCGGCGAGCGCCTGA
- a CDS encoding ion transporter: MTTTTRTLRTRVLMLVEAKPFQRGIIGLILLNAVILGLETYPAITDAIGHELHYVNMVIIAIFVAELVLRIWAHGWRFFTNGWNIFDFFVVVVALIPAGAEAGVLRVLRLLRVLRLLSAVRSMRLVVAALGAAIPGIASIGGLLMMVIYVFAVASTTLFSTAYPPGFGDLWLSTVSLFRIMLGDGWPDLVAPIAAEQSWVWGYFIVYSIVTTLIVMNLLIAVVVEAMERMKVGEEDPTEPAPVDLPVIVEIRELKDQVARLEALLTEKK; encoded by the coding sequence GTGACCACCACCACGCGCACCCTCCGCACCCGCGTTCTGATGCTCGTCGAGGCGAAGCCCTTCCAGCGCGGCATCATCGGCCTCATCCTTCTCAACGCCGTGATCCTGGGGCTCGAGACCTACCCGGCGATCACGGACGCGATCGGGCACGAGCTGCACTACGTGAACATGGTGATCATCGCGATCTTCGTGGCCGAGCTGGTGCTGCGCATCTGGGCGCACGGGTGGCGGTTCTTCACCAACGGGTGGAACATCTTCGACTTCTTCGTGGTGGTGGTGGCGCTCATCCCCGCTGGCGCCGAGGCGGGCGTGCTGCGCGTGCTGCGTCTGCTGCGGGTGCTGCGTCTGCTGTCGGCGGTGCGGTCGATGCGCCTCGTGGTGGCCGCACTCGGTGCGGCGATCCCCGGCATCGCCTCGATCGGCGGGCTGCTCATGATGGTGATCTACGTCTTCGCGGTCGCGTCGACGACCCTCTTCAGCACCGCGTACCCGCCGGGATTCGGCGACCTCTGGCTGTCGACGGTGTCGCTCTTCCGCATCATGCTCGGCGACGGCTGGCCCGACCTCGTCGCGCCGATCGCAGCGGAGCAATCGTGGGTATGGGGTTACTTCATCGTCTACAGCATCGTGACGACCCTCATCGTGATGAACCTGCTGATCGCGGTCGTCGTGGAGGCGATGGAGCGCATGAAGGTGGGCGAGGAGGATCCGACGGAGCCAGCCCCCGTCGATCTGCCGGTGATCGTCGAGATCCGCGAGCTCAAGGACCAGGTGGCGCGCCTCGAGGCGCTGCTCACCGAGAAGAAGTAG
- the nucS gene encoding endonuclease NucS, producing the protein MRLVVARCSVDYAGRLTAHLPLATRLLVVKADGSVLVHSDSLSYKPLNWMSPPTTFVTDEVDEERAAAGVIELWRVANQKTEDVLIVSIHEIIHDSTHELGVDPGLQKDGVEADLQRLLAEQIEVLGDGHTLVRREYMTAIGPVDILATDAEGKSVAVEIKRRGDIDGVEQLTRYLELMNRDPLLAPVSGVFAAQVIKPQARTLAEDRGIRCVVLDYEAMKGIDSGKPTLF; encoded by the coding sequence ATGCGTCTTGTCGTAGCCCGCTGCTCTGTCGACTACGCCGGTCGTCTCACGGCGCACCTGCCGCTCGCCACACGACTGCTCGTGGTGAAGGCCGACGGATCGGTGCTCGTGCACTCGGATTCGCTCAGCTACAAGCCGCTCAACTGGATGAGCCCGCCCACGACGTTCGTCACCGACGAGGTCGACGAGGAGCGCGCCGCCGCGGGCGTCATCGAGCTGTGGCGCGTCGCGAACCAGAAGACCGAAGACGTGCTCATCGTCTCGATCCACGAGATCATCCACGACTCCACCCACGAGCTCGGCGTCGATCCCGGGCTTCAGAAGGACGGCGTCGAAGCCGACCTGCAGCGTCTGCTCGCCGAGCAGATCGAGGTGCTCGGCGACGGGCACACGCTCGTGCGCCGCGAGTACATGACCGCCATCGGCCCCGTCGACATCCTCGCCACAGACGCCGAGGGCAAGTCGGTCGCCGTCGAGATCAAGCGGCGCGGCGACATCGACGGCGTCGAGCAGCTCACCCGCTACCTCGAGCTCATGAACCGCGACCCGCTGCTCGCGCCCGTGAGCGGGGTGTTCGCCGCACAGGTGATCAAACCGCAGGCCCGCACCCTCGCCGAGGACCGCGGCATCCGCTGCGTCGTGCTCGACTACGAGGCGATGAAGGGCATCGACTCCGGCAAGCCCACCCTGTTCTGA
- a CDS encoding agmatine/peptidylarginine deiminase, whose protein sequence is MSWRMPSETDRHERTWMAFPRTGLTLGNTEAERAEAYEAWTAVAHAIAEFEPVVMLVDPSETSRAADMLGSDIELLTASVDEYWLRDHGPTFVVDDERPGVLGAVDWVFNGWGDRGWSEWRLSADHAHTIALQLEAEIVSSTLVNEGGGIHVDGEGTVLVTETVQLDERRNPGLDKEAVEAELARTLGTTRAIWLPRGLTRDYSDFGTNGHVDIVATIPSPGRLLLHDQRDPAHPDHAVTRELRAMLEGETDAAGRPFEIVPLPAPATLRDDDGFVDWSYVNHLVVNGGVIACGFGEPAADATARAILEEAYPGRRVVTVDARAIFARGGGIHCITQHQPAV, encoded by the coding sequence ATGAGCTGGCGGATGCCGTCTGAGACTGACCGACACGAGCGCACGTGGATGGCGTTCCCGCGCACGGGGCTGACCCTCGGCAACACCGAGGCGGAGCGTGCAGAGGCATACGAGGCATGGACGGCGGTCGCCCATGCGATCGCCGAGTTCGAGCCCGTGGTGATGCTCGTCGACCCGAGCGAGACCTCGCGCGCCGCCGACATGCTGGGCTCCGACATCGAGCTGCTCACCGCCTCGGTCGACGAGTACTGGCTGCGCGATCACGGGCCCACGTTCGTCGTCGACGACGAGCGGCCCGGCGTGCTCGGCGCTGTCGACTGGGTGTTCAACGGCTGGGGCGACCGCGGCTGGTCGGAGTGGCGGCTCTCGGCCGACCACGCGCACACGATCGCACTGCAGCTCGAAGCGGAGATCGTGAGCTCCACGCTCGTCAACGAAGGCGGCGGGATCCACGTGGATGGTGAGGGCACGGTGCTCGTCACCGAGACGGTGCAGCTGGATGAGCGCCGCAACCCAGGGCTCGACAAGGAGGCCGTCGAGGCCGAGCTCGCGCGCACCCTCGGCACGACGCGCGCCATCTGGCTGCCGCGCGGCCTCACCCGCGACTACTCCGACTTCGGCACAAACGGCCACGTGGACATCGTCGCGACGATCCCCTCTCCCGGACGTCTGCTGCTGCACGACCAGCGCGACCCCGCGCATCCCGACCACGCCGTCACGCGCGAACTGCGCGCGATGCTCGAGGGAGAGACGGATGCGGCAGGCCGGCCGTTCGAGATCGTCCCGCTTCCCGCGCCCGCGACGCTGCGCGACGACGACGGCTTCGTCGACTGGAGCTACGTGAACCACCTCGTGGTGAACGGCGGCGTGATCGCGTGCGGCTTCGGCGAGCCCGCGGCGGATGCGACGGCGCGCGCGATCCTCGAGGAGGCCTACCCGGGCCGCCGCGTGGTCACCGTCGACGCGCGCGCGATCTTCGCGCGCGGCGGTGGCATCCACTGCATCACGCAGCACCAGCCCGCCGTCTGA
- a CDS encoding HAD hydrolase-like protein, whose protein sequence is MTDYTAVLLDLDGTIIDSAPGILAAIIHTHEQMGRPAPPVDELMPWIGPPILESFRDLAGWDEEQSERALRIYRTFYAEHGMLGSAAFPGAIEAVRAIAEAGVPTSIATSKPESAARVILASLDLTDAFTEITGGSDDEARSTKAAVIEEALRRLDERGVDLSRVVHVGDRIHDVEGAAAHGIPTIFAGWGYGDPAEAEHALLTVQTPAELLEALGI, encoded by the coding sequence GTGACCGACTACACCGCTGTGCTGCTCGACCTCGACGGCACGATCATCGACTCCGCCCCTGGCATCCTCGCCGCGATCATCCACACGCACGAGCAGATGGGGCGCCCCGCACCGCCCGTCGACGAGCTCATGCCGTGGATCGGCCCGCCCATCCTCGAATCGTTCCGCGACCTCGCCGGATGGGACGAGGAGCAGTCCGAGCGCGCGCTGCGGATCTACCGCACGTTCTACGCCGAGCACGGCATGCTCGGCTCGGCGGCGTTCCCCGGTGCCATCGAGGCGGTGCGCGCGATCGCGGAGGCGGGGGTGCCGACCTCGATCGCGACGTCGAAGCCCGAGTCAGCGGCGCGCGTGATCCTCGCGAGCCTCGACCTCACCGACGCGTTCACCGAGATCACGGGCGGCTCGGATGACGAAGCCCGCTCCACGAAGGCCGCCGTGATCGAGGAGGCGCTGCGCCGCCTCGACGAGCGCGGAGTCGACCTCAGCCGCGTGGTGCACGTCGGGGACCGCATCCACGACGTGGAGGGCGCAGCGGCCCACGGCATCCCGACGATCTTCGCGGGCTGGGGCTACGGCGACCCCGCCGAGGCGGAGCACGCGCTGCTCACCGTGCAGACGCCCGCCGAGCTGCTCGAGGCGCTCGGCATCTGA
- a CDS encoding LLM class flavin-dependent oxidoreductase, translating into MTENSPRQIRFNAFDMNCVAHQSSGMWRHPDDRSDTYKDIEYWTNLAQLLERGTFDGIFIADVLGTYDVYGGTNEAAIRNGAQVPVNDPVLLVSAMAAVTKNLGFGVTAGTAYEHPYPFARRMTTLDHLTKGRVGWNVVTGYLPSAARNMGHDDQLEHDDRYDQADEYLEVLYKLWEGSWEDDAVVRDRDTGVFTEPSKVHEIRHSGKHFTVPGIHISEPSPQRTPVIYQAGASSRGVAFAADNAEAIFVAAPTKEVLKSTVARIRDALEAAGRGRYAARIYTLLTIVTDETDEKAQAKYEDYVRYASPEGALVFMSGWMGIDLSQYDLDEPVGNVESNAIRSVIQNYEESAKNGEEFTVRDIATGGAIGGLGPTIVGGAETIADLLQEWVDCTDVDGFNLAYAITPGTFEDIVEHVIPVLRARGAYPEQYAPGTLRDKLHGDGDRLPADHRGSRYRIGGDLSTAVATSSERAVVSV; encoded by the coding sequence GTGACCGAGAACTCCCCCCGCCAGATCCGCTTCAACGCCTTCGACATGAACTGCGTCGCCCACCAGTCCTCCGGCATGTGGCGCCACCCCGACGACCGCTCCGACACCTACAAGGACATCGAGTACTGGACGAACCTCGCCCAGCTTCTCGAGCGCGGAACGTTCGACGGCATCTTCATCGCCGACGTGCTCGGCACCTACGACGTCTACGGCGGCACCAACGAGGCCGCGATCCGCAACGGCGCGCAGGTGCCCGTCAACGATCCCGTGCTGCTCGTCTCGGCGATGGCGGCCGTCACCAAGAACCTCGGCTTCGGGGTGACTGCGGGCACCGCCTACGAGCACCCGTATCCGTTCGCCCGCCGCATGACGACCCTCGACCACCTCACCAAGGGGCGCGTCGGATGGAACGTCGTCACCGGCTACCTGCCGAGCGCCGCACGCAACATGGGTCACGACGACCAGCTCGAGCACGACGACCGCTACGACCAGGCCGACGAGTACCTCGAGGTGCTCTACAAGCTGTGGGAGGGCTCGTGGGAGGACGACGCCGTCGTGCGTGACCGCGATACCGGGGTCTTCACTGAGCCCTCGAAGGTGCATGAGATCCGTCACAGCGGAAAGCACTTCACGGTTCCCGGCATCCACATCTCCGAGCCGTCGCCGCAGCGGACCCCCGTGATCTACCAGGCGGGTGCCTCCTCACGCGGCGTCGCCTTCGCGGCCGACAACGCCGAAGCGATCTTCGTCGCCGCCCCCACCAAGGAGGTGCTGAAGTCCACGGTGGCCCGCATCCGCGACGCCCTCGAGGCGGCCGGGCGCGGACGCTACGCCGCCCGCATCTACACGCTGCTCACGATCGTCACCGACGAGACCGACGAGAAGGCCCAGGCCAAGTACGAGGACTACGTGCGCTACGCCTCCCCGGAGGGCGCGCTCGTCTTCATGTCCGGATGGATGGGCATCGACCTCTCCCAGTACGACCTCGACGAGCCCGTCGGCAACGTCGAGTCGAACGCCATCCGCTCCGTCATCCAGAACTACGAGGAGTCGGCGAAGAACGGCGAGGAGTTCACCGTGCGCGACATCGCCACGGGCGGTGCGATCGGCGGACTCGGCCCGACCATCGTCGGCGGCGCCGAGACGATCGCCGACCTGCTGCAGGAATGGGTGGACTGCACCGACGTCGACGGCTTCAACCTCGCCTACGCGATCACCCCCGGCACGTTCGAGGACATCGTCGAGCATGTCATCCCGGTGCTGCGCGCTCGCGGCGCCTACCCCGAGCAGTACGCACCCGGCACGCTGCGCGACAAGCTGCATGGCGACGGCGACCGGCTGCCCGCCGACCACCGCGGATCGCGCTACCGGATCGGCGGCGACCTCTCGACGGCGGTCGCCACGAGCTCCGAGCGCGCCGTCGTCAGCGTCTGA
- a CDS encoding RimK family alpha-L-glutamate ligase has protein sequence MKLAILSRAPRAYSTQRLRAAAVQRGHEVKVLNTLRFAIDLTGDEPDLQFRGRPLSDYDAVLPRIGSSITYFGTAVVRQFEQMDVYTPNTANGISNARDKLRANQILSRHNIGMPATTFVRNRADVRPAIERVGGAPVVIKLLEGTQGIGVILAPDVKTAEAIIETLHSTNQNVLIQRFISESRGRDIRALVVGDRVVAAMRRTAKGDEFRSNVHRGGSVERVALTPEYEQAAVRSAQIMGLRVAGVDMLEGNDGPLVMEVNSSPGLQGIETATQLDVAGAIIDYIAAQVAFPEIDVRQRLSVSTGYGVAELQMLPNAEYVGRPLGDAGLWERDITVLTLHRGTLVIPNPRKNVILESGDRLLCFGKLDEMRTMIPEKKRRRARVRRLPAEPIPATETQEPLLA, from the coding sequence ATGAAACTCGCCATCCTCTCGCGCGCCCCCCGGGCGTACTCCACGCAGCGCCTTCGCGCAGCGGCGGTGCAGCGCGGCCATGAGGTGAAGGTGCTCAACACCCTGCGGTTCGCGATCGACCTCACGGGAGACGAGCCCGACCTGCAGTTCCGGGGTCGTCCGCTGAGCGACTACGACGCCGTGCTGCCGCGCATCGGCTCCTCGATCACCTACTTCGGCACCGCCGTGGTGCGACAGTTCGAGCAGATGGACGTCTACACGCCCAACACCGCCAACGGCATCTCGAACGCCCGCGACAAGCTCCGGGCCAACCAGATCCTTTCGCGCCACAACATCGGCATGCCCGCCACCACCTTCGTGCGCAACCGCGCGGATGTGCGCCCCGCGATCGAGCGCGTCGGCGGCGCCCCCGTCGTCATCAAGCTCCTCGAGGGCACCCAGGGCATCGGCGTGATCCTCGCCCCGGATGTGAAGACGGCCGAGGCGATCATCGAGACGCTGCACTCCACGAACCAGAACGTGCTCATCCAGCGATTCATCTCGGAGAGCCGCGGACGCGACATCCGCGCCCTCGTCGTGGGCGACCGTGTCGTCGCGGCGATGCGCCGCACCGCGAAGGGCGACGAGTTCCGCTCCAACGTGCATCGCGGCGGCAGCGTCGAGCGCGTCGCGCTCACCCCCGAATACGAGCAGGCGGCCGTGCGCAGCGCCCAGATCATGGGGCTGCGCGTCGCGGGTGTCGACATGCTGGAAGGCAACGACGGCCCGCTCGTGATGGAGGTCAACTCCTCGCCGGGCCTCCAGGGCATCGAGACCGCCACCCAGCTGGATGTCGCGGGCGCGATCATCGACTACATCGCCGCCCAGGTGGCGTTCCCCGAGATCGACGTGCGCCAGCGCCTGTCGGTGTCGACCGGATACGGGGTCGCCGAGCTGCAGATGCTCCCGAACGCCGAGTATGTGGGTCGCCCCCTCGGCGATGCCGGGCTCTGGGAGCGCGACATCACGGTTCTCACCCTGCACCGCGGCACGCTCGTGATCCCCAACCCGCGCAAGAACGTGATCCTCGAATCCGGCGACCGCCTGCTGTGCTTCGGCAAGCTCGACGAGATGCGCACCATGATCCCGGAGAAGAAGCGTCGCCGGGCGCGTGTGCGCCGCCTGCCGGCCGAGCCGATTCCCGCCACCGAGACGCAGGAGCCGCTGCTCGCCTGA
- a CDS encoding rhodanese-like domain-containing protein: MTETTTTGIAPAPSTPNVDAVRHFAAKLRFETDASDVVAALAAGERLVLVDTRSREAWDQGHAAPAVHLPRQEVAARALAEIPLDVPVVVYCWSPGCNGADKAALEFARLGYEVRLMIGGFEYWAREGCEVEDANGPVVQTLDPLVGPVASADCGC; encoded by the coding sequence ATGACCGAGACGACCACCACCGGCATCGCCCCTGCGCCGTCCACGCCGAACGTCGACGCCGTGCGCCACTTCGCCGCCAAGCTGCGCTTCGAGACCGACGCCTCGGATGTGGTGGCGGCGCTCGCCGCGGGCGAGCGGCTCGTGCTCGTCGACACCCGCAGTCGTGAGGCGTGGGATCAGGGGCACGCCGCCCCTGCCGTGCATCTCCCGCGGCAGGAGGTCGCGGCGCGGGCGCTCGCCGAGATCCCTCTCGACGTGCCGGTGGTCGTCTACTGCTGGAGCCCGGGATGCAACGGCGCCGACAAGGCGGCGCTCGAGTTCGCTCGTCTCGGCTACGAGGTGCGGCTCATGATCGGCGGTTTCGAGTACTGGGCGCGAGAAGGCTGTGAGGTCGAGGACGCGAACGGGCCCGTCGTCCAGACGCTCGATCCGCTCGTGGGGCCTGTGGCGTCCGCCGACTGCGGCTGCTGA